GTCGGCCTCGCGAATCACCTCACTCGGGAAGGTGTCGCGGAGTTCGAACTCCTCGAACAGCTCCTCGCGTTTGTTCTGGAGGTGACGATCTAGCTCCTCGTCGATTTGCACGGGACCCTGAGCCTCGGCGCTGCCGGGCTTGGGCGAATCGTCGGTCATGAACGAAGTTGGACGGGCCGTCAGTTAGGCGTTCCGTCGCGGCTGGGCCGCGGGGAGAGCGCGCAGTCCGTGGGTAGTGAGCCGATACTCGCAAGCGGGTCTCTCTGCGGTCGTACTGAGCATCGGGTTGGTGGACACTCGCGGCGTCCGGTCACCGCTCGCTTTCCTGTCTGGATTCGGTCGCCAGGTCGGTGTAGCGGGCGAGAAACTCAGCGCGGTCACACTCGCCGGCACCGCTTTCTTCCAACATCGCTTCGAGGTCGCCCCGCGGCTGGTGGTCGGTGTCGCGGTAACAGGACTTGCACAGAAACTCGAACTCCTTCTCTCGGCGGTCGTACCGGTCGCCGTGTTTGTCGTACTCGCGGGCGTCAGAGCGGGCGACCGTCTCGCCACAGGCGATACAGGTCACCTGTGTCGAGCGGTCGCGGCGTCCCCACATGAGACCCTGTAACGCGGGGGGTCACTTATTCTCACCGGAGACCGCGTTCGGTCTCCCACGCCCGGAGCAAGCCGGCCAGCGTGGACGCGACCGGCGTCGGCTCCGCGTGGTCTGCGACCGGGCCGACGATGGCGTCGACCTCGGTCCGGCGCTGTGCGTCGATGTCCTGCAGCATCGACGACCGGTTCGCTCGCGTGTTCCGGGCGACCCGGTCGACCGCGTCGGTCGCCGTCTCGTCGGCGAGGTCGATTCCCTCGCTCCGGGCGACGGTCGCCGTCTCGCGGGCCGCGGCCGCGGCGACCGGCCCCGCGGGCCCGTCGACCAGCGCGCCGTTCTCGGTGCGGGCGAGTGCCGTCGTCGCGTTGATGCCGACGTTGACCGCGAGTTTCCGCCACAAGAGCCGAGGCATCTCGTCGCTGGCCGTCGCGTCGAGCCCGGCCGCGTCGAACGCGTCGGCGACGCGGTCTGCCCACGCGCTCGGCCCGCCGTCCGGGTCGCCGACGGTGATGGTCCCCTCACCGGTGTAGGCGACGACGCCGGGGTCACTGCGCCGTGCCCCGTAGGTGCAGGTGCCGGCGAGCACCGGACAGTCGAGTCGGTCACGGAGGAGCGACTCGTTCCCGAGCCCGTTCTGGAGTGAGAGCACACAGCCGGTGTCGGTGTCGGCGAGGGTGGCGGCCGCGCTCGCCGTGTCGAACGCCTTCGTCGTCACGAGCGCGAGGTCACACCTCGCCGGTGCGGTCGTTTCGGCGTCGGGATGGACCGTCGTGTCGACGACGCCGGTCACGCGAAGCCCGTGGTCGTGAATCGCGCTGACGTGCGGGTCGCGCCCGACGAGCGTGACCCGGTGCTCGCGTGCGAGCAACCCTCCGAGCAGCGAGCCGAGACTGCCGGCTCCGACGACGACGACGTGCATACCGCAGCGAACACCGGTGTGAGCAAAAAGCCCCGGACGGCCGACGGCTACGTTTCGGTGGTCGTCTCGTCGAGTTCCTTGTCGCCGACGTAGATGGCCGCGCCGTCCTGGACGACCTTCTCGGCGAGCACGGCACACTTGATGCGCATCGGCGAGATCTCGACGCCGAGCATCTCGACGATGTCGTCGCGGTCCATCTCCCGGACGGCGTCGAGGGTCATCCCCTGTAGCTCCGTCGAGAGGAGACTCGCGGACGCCTGTGAGATGGCACAGCCGTCGCCGATGAAGGAGACGCCGGCGATGGTCTCGTCGTCGTCTTCGAGGTTCACGAACAGCTTGATGGTGTCGCCACACATCGGATTCTCGCCGACGTGTTCGAACGTCGCGTCGTCTACCTCGCCGTAGTTGCGTGGATTCTTGTAGTGGTCAAGAATCTGCTGGCGATACATATCGGAGCCAGTTCCCATGATACCATTTATTCGGGAATCACGGCCAAAAGGGTTGTCCTGCGCCAGAACTGTCAGAAAGATACAAATACCGCGAGAGACAGTGACGGGTGTATGACACGCCCTTCCATGACGCGCCGGACGGTGCTGTCGGCGCTCGGCGTCGCAGCGGCGGCCGGTGTCACCGGCGTCGGTGCCGCGACGGCGACACGACAGCAGGCGCTCGAACCGACACACACCGTCGAGGTGCCGGGAACACAGGAAGTCACCGTCGCCGACGACGAGGTCCACGCGTTCGTCGCCGCCGGTGACGGGCTCGTCGTCGTCGACACCGACGCCGGCGAGGTGGTCGCCCGCCGGCGCGAACTGCTCGCCGACCGCGAGAACGGTCCCGTCTCCAGTTACGCCGACTGCGTGTACGACGACGGAATGCTCGCGCTCGTCGGTCGCATCAACGGGCCGGCCGACGCGCTCAACGGGATCGTCGTCTTCGACGTGAGCGACCCGACGAATCCGACCCAACAGCGGTTCATCGCGACGAACCACGGCATCCACAACGCCGCGATGTCGGGGACGACGGTGTACGCGACGGCCGCCGGCATCGCGCCCGACTCGCCGATTATCGCCTACGACGCCACCAACGGCGACGAGCTCGGCCGGTGGTCGGTGCTCGATGCCGGCGACGGCTGGAGCGACGTGTGGCAGTATTACCGAATCAGCCACGACATCTACGCCGACGGCGACACCCTGTACACCTCACAGTGGGACGCCGGGACGTGGCGTATCGACGCCAGCGACCCCGCGTCGATGACGGCCGAGGCGAAGATCGGCGGGCTCTCCCAGTCGGAGTTGGCCGAACGCGAGACGGGCAACACGACCCAGTACATCGAGATGCCGGCGAACCACCACGTCGCCGCCCCGCATCCCGAGCGCCCGCTCGTGGCCGTCGGACACGAGGCGTTCGACTCCCCGGAGACCGAGACCAGCGGTGCTCCGGCCGGTATCACCGTCTGGGACATCTCCGACATGGAGAATCCACGCCAGGTGCAGTCGCTCGCGCCGCCGGTGCTCGAGGACAACCGACGCTCCACCGCCCACAACATCCGCTGGCGGGGCGACCGGCTCTACACCTCGTTCTACTACGGGGGCGCGAAGGTGTACGACCTCTCGGACGTGACCGACCCGCAGGTCGTCGGCGAGTACCAGCAGCCGAACGAGGCGCAGTTCTGGGCGGCCGTCCCGAACGAGGGGGGCTTCGTCGCCTCCTCGATGGGTGGCCAGACCAGCGACGGGGAGTCGTTCCCGGCACAGCTGTACGTGTTCCCGGAGCCGTCGGGCGAGGAGACCGCGCCCGCCGAGATCGGTGCCTGGCCCGGCCAGTCGAACGCGACGGTGAATCAGGTGTCGACGCCGACGCCGACACCCACCCCGACACCGACGCCGACGCCGGAGCCGACGGCCACTCCGACGGCGACGGAGACCGCGACAGCGACCGAGTCGGCGACGGAGACGAGCGGGAGCCAGCCCGGCTTCGGCGTGCTCGCGGCGCTGGCCGGCGGTGTCGTCGGAGCCTCGCGGCTCCTGCGCGGTGAGGAAAGCGAGTAAGGAAAACACCGCGGCGCTACGCAGACGCCACACCTCAACGACGGCTGTTCAGTCACCGGCGCGAACGAAGTGAGCGCCGGCTGCGTTTTTCATGAACGTTTTGCAGCCGAGTGGATTGCCGGCTACGCCGGCAATCTATTCCGTGGCGGCGGAGCCGCCACGCGGTGCGCTTCGCGCACCCGAGGCTGGAAAAGGTTCTCAGGCGAAGATCTGGCGCGCCTCGTCGACGGCCTCGACGAGCGCGTCGACCTCCTCGCGGGTGTTGTACAGATAGAAGGACGCGCGAGCGGAGGCGCTGGCTCCGAGCACGTCGTGGAGCGGCTGGGTGCAGTGGTCGCCGGCGCGAATCGCGACGCCGTAGTCGTTGACGATGGACGCGAGGTCGTGGGCGTGGACGCCGTCGATGTTGAACGCGACGAGCGGACTGCGCTCGTCGGGACCGGGCCCGTAGATTTCCACGTCGTCGTACTCGGAGAGCTGCTCGTAGGCGTACGCCGCCAGGTCGGTCGAGTGGTCGTGGATGCGGTCGATACCCACGTCCTGAACGTACTCGACGGCCTCGGCGAACGCAATCCCCTCCGAGATGGACGGGGTGCCGGCCTCGAACTTCCACGGCAGCTCGTTGAAGTCGGTGTCCTCGAACGTCACTTTGAGAATCATGTCGCCGCCGTAGAGATACGGCTCCATGGCGTCGAGAATCTCCTCTTTCCCGTAGAGTGCGCCGATACCGGTCGGACCGCACATCTTGTGAGCGGAGAAGGCGAAGAAGTCACAGTCGAGTTCCTGCACGTCGACGGCCATGTGCGGGGCCGACTGCGCGCCGTCGACGAAGATGTAGGAATCGTGGTCGTGGGCGATGTCGGCGAGCGTCGAGACGGGGTTGACGGTGCCGAGCGTGTTGGAGGCGTGGACGACACTCACCATCTTGGTGTCGTCGGTGATGAGCTCGCGGGCGGCGTCCATATCCAGGTTGCCGTCGTCGGTGATGGGGATGTAGCGACACTCGGCACCGGTCTTCTTCGCGATCTGTTGCCAGGTGACGAGCGAGGCGTGGTGTTCCATCTCCGTAAGAACGACCTCGTCGCCGGGACCGAGTTCGTTGAGTCCCCACGCGTAGGCGACGAGGTTCATCGCTTCCGTCGTGTTCTTCGTGAAGACGATCTCCTCGCGGCCGGCCGCGCCGATGAAGTCGGCGACGGTGTCGTGGGCCTCCTCGTAGGCGATGGAGGCCTCCTGACTCAGGTTGTGGATGCCGCGGTGGACGTTGGCGTTGTACTCGTAGTAGTAGTCGGTGATGGACTCGACGACGCGTTCGGGCGTCTGTGAGGTGGCGGCGTTGTCGAGATACACGAGCGGCGTGCCGTCGAACTCGCGGTCCAAGATTGGAAACTCCTCGCGGCGGGCGCTCACGTCGAGTGGCGCGGAGTGGACTCCCATTACTACATGAAGGGTACGAGACCGTAACACTCCTTCGGTCGCGGGGGTCTCAGGCGTCCGTCGCGGCCCGTATCGCCTTCACCAGCCCGTCGCGTTCGATCCCGACGAACAGCGCGTCCTCCCCGTCGAGGACGGCGACGACCGGGCGGTCGAAGTCCCCCTGTTCGGGGTGGTCGGTCGTCGGGACGGCAGCGTCACCGAGGTTCGTCGCGGTCGCTGTCGGGACGCGCACGGCGAACCGCGCGGCCGGCAGCGGCTCTCTGACGGCGAGTAAGGTGGCCGCCACGTCGCTCGTGCCGAACGACTCCCCGCCCGCCTCCACGATGTCGCGGCTGTTCTCGGCGTACGGCGTCGCGGCGGCGATACCCGTCGTCTCCACGTCCTCCAGTCGGTGTTCGAGGTCGGCGACGTGTTCGCGGGTCGGCTCGCGGGCCGCCTCGTTGTCGAGGGCGACGAGGTGGTTCACCGTTCCCGGGCCGTGGCCGACGTCGTGGTGGTAGCGAATCGCCCGCTCCATGAACGTGACCGAGGCCTCGACCGCCGAGACGAGTCCCTCACCCTGCGCGAGGCGGGCGGCGATGGCAGCCGAGAGGGTGCACCCGGAGCCGTGGGTGGCGTCGGTGTCGACGCGGGGGTGCGAGAAGATTTCGGAGCCGTCGGGCGTGACGAGCACGTCGTGGACGGTCTCGTCGGTGCCGTGGCCCCCCTTCACCAGGGCCGCGCCAGCGCCCATGTTGAGCAGGCGTTCGCCAACCTCGACTTGTTCGTCGGGACCGTCGGGGTCGAGTCCGGTGAGGACGGCCGCCTCGTCGGTGTTCGGCGTGACGAGCGTGGCGGCGGCGACGAGCGACTCGTAGGACTCCTCGGCGTCCGCCGAGAGCAGCCGGTCGCCGGAGGTGGCGACCATGACGGGGTCGACGACGACCGGGAAGGGCGCCTCGCGGACGAACCGGGCCACCTGCTCGACGGTTTCGGCGGTCGCGAGCATCCCTGTCTTGGCGGCGCGCACGTCGAAATCCTCGGTGACGGCGTCGTACTGGGCGGCGATGTCGTCGTTCGGAACGAGGTGTGACCCCTCGACGCCCTGCGTGTTCTGTGCGGTGACGGCGGTGAGGACGCTGGTGGCGAACGCGCCGGTCGCCTCGATGGTTTTCGTGTCGGCCTGAATCCCCGCGCCGCCGCCCGAATCGCTGCCGGCAATCGTGAGCGCGACGGGCGTCTCCGAGGGTGCCGTCGCGCGCGGCTCGTCGCTCATACGTACTCTATCACGCACCGCGGTGTTAGTGGTATCGGCCACCCTCACAGGTCGCCGGCACGCGCACGCCGGGTCCACTTCGGCCCGGCCCGCCGGTAGCCGACGACCCCGAGCAGCCCGGCGACGAGCGAGAGGGCGACCGCGGCGAGCGAGATGCGCGTCGGCGCGAGCGGATACGCGATGGCGAGCACGACCAGCGGGAGCAGAACGGCCATGATGGCCCCGGAGAAGGCCATGAACACGGGCGTGTCGAACAGCAGTTCCGTGGGTCGAAGCCCGGCGACGTAGGCCGTCACGCCGAAGACGTAGATCGCGACGGGGACGTACACCGCCGCGCCGACGAGCAGTGAGGTCGGCCCGAAGACGACCGAGCCGAGCGCGAGATAGAAGCCGCCCGCCGGTATCGCGAGCAGGAGGAACGCCCACAGTTTCGCCTCGAACACCGCCGCGAGGTCGATTGGGTAGGTCCCGAAGAAGGCCGCGTCGTCGTACTGACACAGCCAGTTGTAGGTGGTGAAGGCTCCAAGCGCGAGCACGGCCCCGAGGGTGAGCCCCGGCGAGGGTCGGACCCCGACGAGGATGTCGGGGATGTACCCGAGTAAGATTGCGACGACCCCGAAGATGAGCCCCTGTGAGAGCAACACCTTCCAGAGACTCCCCGACGAGCGGGCCACGTCGAGCAGCGACTTCGCGAGCAACCCCTGCTCGTCGCGCTCCCCAAACAGGTCGGTGAGCCGGCGGAACTGATTGCCCGCCGTCCGCGTGGTGCCGGTTCGGTCGAACTCGAACAGCGAGAAGCCGACGACCGCCGCGAGAAGCGGGACGGCGACCGAGACGGCGAGCCGGGTAAGTGACGGGTCGGCGTAGAGTCCGAAGGGTGTGAACGCGACGACGAGGTCCGGGCGGAACAGGCCGCCGGCGAGCGCGCCCGCGCCGACGAGTGCGGCGAGCAGCCGGCTCCGGGTCGCGAGGCCGACGAGCAGCAGCGAGGTACCGACGCCGAAGGCGAAGGCGAGCCACGCGCTCGCGAGCAGCCGCGGGAGCGCCGTGACAGAGAGGTCGGCGAGGACGACCAGCGGCGCGACACCGACGACCAGCGGCGCGATGAACAGGACGGCGTAGTAGAGTACGTCCTTGCCGACGAAGACGGCGAGCAGGCGACGCTCGCTCACCGGGAGCGTCCGGGCCGAGAAGACGAGCAGGGTCACGTCGCCGAGCAGGTCACCGAGCGCGTCGCGTCCGACGAGTCCGATGGAGCCGACCTGGAGCCCGACGAGCGCGACGACGACATGGAGGCCGGCGAGCAGGGTCTCGGTCTCGGAGCCGGCGAGCGCGAAGAAGGCGGCCGTTCCGGCGGCGAGCGCGGCGAGGAAGACGGGGAAGGCGGCAAAGCGCCAGCCTCCGAACAGCCGAGCGTGCATCCGCCACTCCTCGCGCAGCAGTTGGTCGAACAGATACCGGACCGAGACCATCTACTCCTCCCCCGCGGGCGCGGCCGGGTCGGCGGGGTCGACGGCCGCGGCGTCGGTATCGACCGTCGCGAAGAATCGGTCGAGCAGCGTCTCCTCGCCGAGTTCGCGCGGGTCGAGTTCCTCCAGCAGCTTCCCGCGGTTGACGATGCCGACTCTCGTGCACATCTCCTGGGCGGTGGCGATGAAATGCGTCGAGAGGAAGACGGTGTTGCCCGCCTCGGCGTACGTCGTGAAGAACTGCTTTGCGCGCTCCTGGATGATGGGGTCGAGGTTCGTCAGCGGCTCGTCGATGAAGACGACCTCGGGTTCGTGGAGAAACGCCTGCGTGATGAGCGTCTTCTGGCGTTCCCCCTGTGAGAGGTCCGTACACAGCGTGTCGAGCTTCGACTCGAAGGCGAGGCGGTCGGCCCACCGGTCGACGCGGTCGTCGATGGAATCGAGCCCGCGGGCCTCGGCGACGAAGTCGAAGTACTCCCGCACGGTGAGAAAGGAGGGCGGTTTCCCGTTCTCGGGGAGGATGCCGACGCGCTCGCGGGCGCGCACCGGCTCGGCGACGGGGTCGACCCCGGCGACCTCGGCCGTCCCCGAGTCGGGCGTGAGCTGGCCCGTCAGGATGTTGATCGTCGTGGATTTGCCCGCGCCGTTGGGGCCGAGAAAGCCGTACAGCTCGCCCGCCGGCACGTCGAGGTCGAGCGAATCGAGCGCCGTCACCTCGCCGTACTGTTTCGTCAGTCCCGCAGTCCCGATTGCCCGGTCAGCCATTGCCGAAGGTACGGGCCGAACGCATCTAAAACCGGTCGGGCGCTCTCACCCGGAGAGACGACCGGCGCGAGACGCGACTACCGGCTCGCCTCGACGAACTGCGAGAGAACGGTGTCCTCGGCGTTGCGGAGCCGATACTGGAGGGTGGAGCGTGGCACGTCGAGTTCGTCGCTGAGTTCGCCGACGGTCGTCTCGCGGGGCCGCTCGTAGTAGCCGGCGTCGGCCGCGGCCTCGAGCACGCCGCGCGCATCGGGCGAGAGGTCGGCTTCGGCCCGCGAAATCGGGTCCCAGCGGCCGGCCTCGGTGAGGTGTGAGACTTCGAGCGAGAGCCCGTCGCGGAGTTCGGCCTCGATGGCGTCGTACAGTTCGCCGACGGGCTGGTCCTCGGGGTAGAGCACCTTCCAGCGGTACTCTCCCCCGGAGCGGCTGGCCTCGAAGATGGCTCCCTCGCCGACGTGGTCGGTGACGATGTACGGGACGGAGTGACAGTCCTGAATCTCGCGGCGGTAGGTGTAGACGGTCAGACTCGTCGCCTCGCGGTCGAGGACGTGGTACTCCCGATACGTGTCACAGGCGTGGTCGTCGAGACACTCGTTACAGCGGTCGTGGTCGATGAAGATTTCCTCGGCCGCGCTGATGGCCGTCGCCGGTCCTCTGAGGTGGTCGACCCGCCACATCGCGTCGGTGGTCGTCGTACACTCTGAGGTGCGGGCGGTCAGTCCCGGATGGTCGTGGAACACGTCCATCAGCGAATCGGCTCCCGGCTCGTAGTGGACGACGAACTCGAACTCGCGCATACGCGAGGGGACGGGTTCGACTGATAAGACCGTTGGCATCTGCCAACTTTCGCTCAGGTACCTTCGACGAGTCGCTCCAACTGCTCGGGAGGCACGGCACCGCGTGCGCCGTAGCCGTCGTACGCGAACGTCGGGACGCCGGTGACGCCCTGCTGGCTGGCTTCCTCGAACATCCCGCGAACGCGCTCGCGGAGGTCGTCGTCGTCGACGGCCTCGCGCACGAGGTCGGGGTCGACGCCCGCTTCCTCGGCAACGTCGACGAGCACGTCCGCGTCGCCGATGTCGCGGCCCTCGGTCCACAGCGCCTCGAAGATACCCCAGTCGAAGGTGAGCCACGTCTCGTAGTCGTACTCGTCGTGGACGCGGACGGCGGCCATCTGTGCGGGCAGCGAGTCCACGTCACGCGACAGTTCGAGGTCCATCTCCACGTCGTACTCCTCCTGCAGGCGGCGGACGTTCTCTTTCGCCTGCTCGAAGTACTCCTCGTCTTTGCCGTCGTCGACGGAGTGGTCGATGCTCCCGTCGGGGTTGCGCTTCTGTGAGCGCAAGTCGAACGGGTGCCAGTCGATTTCCAGCGGCTCCTCGCGCGTCTCCTGATACTGGTCGAGCGAGTGGCGACCCAGATAACAGAAGGGACAGACGTAATCGGAGAAGACGGTAATCTGCTCGCGGCTTGCTGTGTCGCTCATACGCGAGGGAGGGTGTCAAGCGGGAAAATCACGTCGCCATCGGAAGTCGACTGGGCTGTCGCTGAAACCCAGTTACTGTGTCGCGGTCGCTGACTCGAAGAAGTCGTCTGGGACCTCCTCGTACCCTCTGCCAGCGATGGAAATTCGTGATTCTTCAATCGTGACGACTGCGACTGCAACGTCGTCGTCAGTGGAAACAAAATCTCGTGTACTCGTCGTAGCACTGTTTTCACCCACCTTTGCACCGAGGTGGTAATCGTTGGGAGTTTCTGCCGCTGCTCCTTCAACTGATTTACGTGACTGAGAGGGCACGTCAACACTCATTGAGTATGGTATCGGTGTTCCAGTGTCAGTGACACCAAGCTGACAACGATGGGAAGACTTGGTGTTATTGACAATGGAAAAACCAGCGAATACGACCCAATATTCACGTCGTTGAGACGAGAGACAGCCAGCGAGCGAACCAGCAGCAGCCGCACACGCACCTGTGAGTACGGTTCGCCTATTTTTCACATTCTTATAAGTGAGTCTAACCCACATACAGCTTTCGCCTGTCGTGTTCGCGAGACAGCGTAACAGTGTAGTTACGAACGGTTCTCGTGTCTGGAAGGCGGCAGGGCTATCTCAGGCCTCGATACCGATGTCGGTCTCGGTGTGTTCGGCCAGAAAGTCGAGCACGTCACTCGCGCCTTGGAACCCCTCAGCCTCGCGCGCCACGAGTTCGCCGTCACGGAACAGGAGGAGGGTCGGCACCGACCGGATATCGAAGCGGTCGACCAGCCCGATATCGTCGCCCGGATTCACCATGCCAACGGCGATATCGCTGGCGCGGGCGACGTTACCGAGGACAGGCTCCATCGCCTGACACAGCGCACACCCCTTGGTGTAGGCTTCGACGAGCGCGAGGTCGTGGGATGCGAGGAAGGCGTCAAGCGCCTGCTCGTCGGCGAGTCGTTCCGGCTTGGCGGCGTCGTTCATACGCTTCGTAGGCCGCGGCGGCTCAAGTATCGCTCGCCGGGAGCCGAACGGCATTTGCCCGCCGACGCGCTTGCGGGGGTATGGAGACGGACGCGCTCGGCGCGCCGGCGAAGATGGCCGACCGGCGCGAGGAGCTAACGCCGATGTTGTCGCAGTATCTGGACCTGTGCGAGCAGTACCCCGACTCGCTCGTCTTATTTCAGGTGGGCGATTTCTACGAGACGTTCTGTGAGGCCGCCGAGTTGACGGCGCGCCTGCTGGAGATTACGCTGACGAAGCGCGAGGACTCGACCGGCCGGTATCCGATGGCCGGCATCCCCATCGACAACGCCGAAAGCTACATCGAGACCTTGCTCGATGCGGGCTACCGGGTCGCGGTCGCCGACCAGGTGCAGGAGCCGTCGGAGACGACCGGCATCGTCGACCGGGCCGTGACGCGCATCGTCACGCCGGGGACGCTCACGGAGGACGCCTTCCTCGACGAGTCGAACACCTTCGTCGCCGGGCTCGCCGACGGAACGGGCGAGACGACCACGGACGAGCGCGGGCTGGCCGTGCTCGACGTGTCGACGGGAGATTTCTACGCGACCGGCGGCGACGCGCGGTCGGTGCGTGACGAAATCGACCGCTTTGCCCCGGAGGAGGCGGTCATCGCGCCGGGGCTCGACGCCGACGCCTTCGACGGGGAGACGATGGTGTCGCCGTTCCGGCCCGACGCCTTCGACCTTGACGGGGCGCGCGACCGGGTGGCCGCCTACTTCGGTGACCCCGACACCGTGCTCGCGACCGACGCCGAGATTCGGGCCTGTGGCGCGCTGCTCGCGTACGCGGAACACACCCGCGCGGGCGAGGCCGACCGGCTGGGGTATCTGAACCGGCTGACCCGGTACGACCCGCGTGAACACCTGCTGCTCGATGCGGTCGCGCTCCGGTCGCTCGAACTGTTCGAGCGCCGCGGCGTCGGCGGCCAGACAGACGCGACGCTGTTCGATACCGTCGACGAGACGGCGAGCGCGCTGGGGGCGCGTGAACTCACCGACCGGCTCCGGCGACCGCTGCTCGACACCGACGAGATTGCCGCCCGCCACGACGCCGTGGGGGAACTCCGAGGTGACGTGCGCACCCGCGAGCGACTCCACGACGAACTCCGGGACGTGTACGACATCGAGCGGCTGGTCTCGCGCGTCTCGCGCGGGCGGGCGAACGCCCGCGACCTCCGGTCGCTCAAGTCGACGCTCGACGTGGTGCCGGCGATTCGCGAGGCGCTGGCCGAAAGCGAGAGTGCCAGACTAACCGCCCTGCGCGACCGGCTCGACCCCTGTGGCGACGTGCGCGAGGAGATCGACGCCGCGCTCGTGGACGAGCCGCCAATCGAACTCACCGAAGGCGGGCTCATCGCCGAGGGGTACGACTCCGACCTCGATTCGCTGCGCGCGACCGAACGCGAGGGGAAGGCGTGGATCGACGAACTGGAGGCCGACGAGCGCGAACGCACGGGTATCGACTCGCTGAAGGTCGGCTACAATCAGGTCCACGGCTACTACATCGAGGTGACGAATCCGAACCTGGACGCGGTGCCCGACGACTACCAGCGCCGTCAGACGCTGAAGAACGCAGAGCGGTTCGTCACGCCGGAACTGAAAGAACGGGAGTCGGAAATCGTCACCGCAGAACAGCGGGCGGACGAACTGGAGTACGACCTCTTTACCGACCTGCGAGACTCGATTGCGGCCGAAACCGAGCGCATCCAGTCGGTCGCCGATGCACTCGCCGCCGTTGATGCGCTCCAGTCGTTCGCGACGGTCGCCGCAGAGCGCGACTACTGCCGGCCGGAGTTGGGCGGTGACGAGCTGGAAATCGGGGCGGGCCGCCACCCGGTCGTGGAGCGAACCCAGCAGTCGTTCGTCCCGAATCCGACGAGCCTCTCGCGGGGCGACATCGTCGTCATCACCGGGCCGAACATGGCCGGCAAGTCGACGTACATGCGACAGGTGGCGCTCGCGGTCGTGTTGGCGCAGGCGGGCGGATTCGTGCCGGCGGCGTCGGCCCAGCTTCCGGTCGTGGACCGGCTGTTCACCCGGGTCGGCGCGAGCGACGACATCGCCGGCGGCCGCTCCACGTTCATGGTCGAGATGACCGAACTCGCGACGATTCTCGACGCCGCGACCGAGCAGTCGCTCGTCCTCCTCGACGAGGTGGGTCGTGGGACCTCGACGGCCGACGGGCTGGCGCTCGCACAGGCCGTGGTCGAGCAGCTCCACGACGTGGTCGGGGCCACCACGCTGTTCGCGACCCACCACCACGCCCTGACGGAGACGGCCGAGCGACTCCCCCAGGC
This portion of the Halosegnis longus genome encodes:
- a CDS encoding helix-turn-helix domain-containing protein; this encodes MREFEFVVHYEPGADSLMDVFHDHPGLTARTSECTTTTDAMWRVDHLRGPATAISAAEEIFIDHDRCNECLDDHACDTYREYHVLDREATSLTVYTYRREIQDCHSVPYIVTDHVGEGAIFEASRSGGEYRWKVLYPEDQPVGELYDAIEAELRDGLSLEVSHLTEAGRWDPISRAEADLSPDARGVLEAAADAGYYERPRETTVGELSDELDVPRSTLQYRLRNAEDTVLSQFVEASR
- a CDS encoding DsbA family oxidoreductase, whose amino-acid sequence is MSDTASREQITVFSDYVCPFCYLGRHSLDQYQETREEPLEIDWHPFDLRSQKRNPDGSIDHSVDDGKDEEYFEQAKENVRRLQEEYDVEMDLELSRDVDSLPAQMAAVRVHDEYDYETWLTFDWGIFEALWTEGRDIGDADVLVDVAEEAGVDPDLVREAVDDDDLRERVRGMFEEASQQGVTGVPTFAYDGYGARGAVPPEQLERLVEGT
- a CDS encoding thioredoxin family protein, encoding MNDAAKPERLADEQALDAFLASHDLALVEAYTKGCALCQAMEPVLGNVARASDIAVGMVNPGDDIGLVDRFDIRSVPTLLLFRDGELVAREAEGFQGASDVLDFLAEHTETDIGIEA
- the mutS gene encoding DNA mismatch repair protein MutS yields the protein METDALGAPAKMADRREELTPMLSQYLDLCEQYPDSLVLFQVGDFYETFCEAAELTARLLEITLTKREDSTGRYPMAGIPIDNAESYIETLLDAGYRVAVADQVQEPSETTGIVDRAVTRIVTPGTLTEDAFLDESNTFVAGLADGTGETTTDERGLAVLDVSTGDFYATGGDARSVRDEIDRFAPEEAVIAPGLDADAFDGETMVSPFRPDAFDLDGARDRVAAYFGDPDTVLATDAEIRACGALLAYAEHTRAGEADRLGYLNRLTRYDPREHLLLDAVALRSLELFERRGVGGQTDATLFDTVDETASALGARELTDRLRRPLLDTDEIAARHDAVGELRGDVRTRERLHDELRDVYDIERLVSRVSRGRANARDLRSLKSTLDVVPAIREALAESESARLTALRDRLDPCGDVREEIDAALVDEPPIELTEGGLIAEGYDSDLDSLRATEREGKAWIDELEADERERTGIDSLKVGYNQVHGYYIEVTNPNLDAVPDDYQRRQTLKNAERFVTPELKERESEIVTAEQRADELEYDLFTDLRDSIAAETERIQSVADALAAVDALQSFATVAAERDYCRPELGGDELEIGAGRHPVVERTQQSFVPNPTSLSRGDIVVITGPNMAGKSTYMRQVALAVVLAQAGGFVPAASAQLPVVDRLFTRVGASDDIAGGRSTFMVEMTELATILDAATEQSLVLLDEVGRGTSTADGLALAQAVVEQLHDVVGATTLFATHHHALTETAERLPQAKNYHFAADGSGGEVSFSHELKPGAASGSYGIEVARSAGVPDPVVSRAHELLEREAREGQETGEETALPADAVGRLHAVDLAQTTPLEALELLSELKSHLE